The following coding sequences lie in one Angustibacter luteus genomic window:
- a CDS encoding acylphosphatase has protein sequence MPSDDVRLSAFVRGSVQGVGFRWWTRARALELGLVGFASNLPDGRVQVVAEGPRPACERLLALLGEQPSSLRRPGEVTGVTDQWSAARPGTIGFVER, from the coding sequence ATGCCCTCCGACGACGTCCGGCTCAGTGCCTTCGTGCGAGGCAGCGTGCAGGGCGTGGGGTTCCGCTGGTGGACCCGGGCCCGGGCGCTCGAGCTGGGCCTGGTCGGCTTCGCCAGCAACCTGCCGGACGGTCGGGTCCAGGTGGTCGCCGAGGGACCGCGCCCGGCCTGCGAGCGGCTGCTGGCGCTGCTCGGTGAGCAGCCGTCTTCCCTGCGCCGTCCGGGTGAGGTCACCGGGGTCACCGACCAGTGGTCCGCGGCGCGCCCCGGGACGATCGGGTTCGTGGAGCGGTGA